AACTACCTGGACAAACTCGACAATTTCAATGCTGCCACCGGGGAGGATTGGGCTGCGCACGTTCTGGAGCATCTGTTGCCCGAGGCGCATAAAGAGTTTCTCGAGGATTTGCTGCCATATTACGAGACAGAAGATTTCATCATGGTTCATGCGGGCTTGCGGGAAGGCGTGCCACTAGAGAAACAGAGCCTGGAAGATCTGGTCTGGATTCGGGAGGAATTCCTGTATTCGGAAAAAGATTTTGGCAAGAGAGTAATTTTTGGCCATACCCCTTTTGCCAGGCCTCTGGTACTTTTCAACAAGATAGGCATAGATACAGGGGCGGTGTACGGCAATACGCTCACCTGCGTCCTCCTGCCCGAGTTGAAATTTGTAAGCGTATAGGCAGAAGAACCGCCGCTACCTCAAAAAATTCCCAAGGCCCAGTGGACCTTGCAAGATTGATCTTTTTTGTTCTATATTATGGTCAGGCGACGACAGATCGCTCATTGCCAACTGAATATTTCGTGAATCGCGCTTGAACAAGAGTGCGGCAAATCTCAGAAAGTGCCTGGCATTCGAAGTGTTGGTGCTGATAGCCTGAAACAGTTTGGCCATTGCCAGGTGGGCGGCACGAGCGGTTCTGCGGGAGGCATGCAAGCTGAGAACACGTTCGTGTGCACCAGGGGTGGCAATTCACGAAATGCCCTAAAGAGCGATGGGCTGGTGTTTACCTCTGGATTCATTTTTTCGACCTCCATGCGGGCAGCCATCGATTCAACAGAACTCAGCCTTGATTATCTCATCGCCAGAAGTGGCTTTATCGGCAGACTAATACTCAACCTCTATCGTTTCATGAGAGAGGGAGAGGAAGCATGTCTGCCGGCTGATTGCGGCGTCAAATCCCTCTGGTTGCGGCGCCAAAGGCTGCGGCGCTTTCTGGCGGTCTCCGGTATCAGCAGGCTGGTGGATATTCTTTATACTTACTGGATCGGTGGTTCTCTTACCCGCAGTGATCAACTTACCTTTGCCAGACTGCACGGGCTCGAGGGTCGCGCCCACATACTCACTCTGGGCAACGCACTTGGCTGCGGCATCCCTTGCGGACTTGGCTATCTTGTCCTGGGGCATGGCTTTGATTTTCTGGCAGGCCTTAATTCATATGCTGAACTTGTATCGCTGCTGGCAAAGCACACTTCTGTTGGCATCGGTCTAGTGAGCCTGCTTGTTGACGCATTTCGGGCAATTGATGCATTGTGGCACCGGCGCTGTTGGGCACCATTTGGCTTTCTTCCCCTGTTAATCAATTTGCCGACCTATTTGAAAAGGTTCGCACAGGCCGTCTCTGCGGGGCCTGTTTCTAGAGCGAGGCAGGATACGGACTGCAGAGCCTAGCGCGGATCTTTCCAGGCACTACCCCCCGGGAGTGGCTGTATTACAGGACTGCCACTTTTGTCGGCTGGATTCGGTTTGAAAACCAAACGACACCGGATCTTGTAGGATCTGGCTACAAATTCCAGGGGAGCACGGCAGGAGGTTGCGGCAGGCGGCTCGAGCCGGTGCGCTGCGAAGGAGAACTCATGTCTGCAGCCCGGCCAAGCCCCTTGTAGATACATCTGTTCCAGCCACTCTTAAAGGGTGGCTGATGGCATAGCATGTGCATAATAAGCTTGCTGCCGAGCGCTATCTAGAGAGCAACTGGCTGTCTACAGGAACTGCCGTCACACTGGCTGTTGGTGGTCGCTGTAGGCAGTGGAGAATAATATAGAAAATGAGAAATCCATGCCCACTAAGAGAATATTTCTTTGAAATACTAAAGAGTTAGGCTATAGGAGAGCCATCCGGTGGCCCGATTGCCGCAAGAAGCATGCTGCCCTTAGACGGCGGGGATTTTGCAGGTGAGCGGCAGTCTGCCTGCTGCAATGGAGCAAACACAACACTGCTGCAAAGGGGACCACGTCTGAGTGTCAAATAAGACATAGAGGAGGAGAGAGGCAAAACTATGGCTCGAATTGATGCATTTTTCAAACTGATGCACGAGCAAAAGGCTTCCGATTTGCACCTGGTGGCGGGGCAACAACCTGTGCTCCGTGTTCGAGGAGAAATGGAGAGAGTTAAATACAAGGTGCTGGAGAATGACGAGCTCAAAGGCATGCTGTACGAAATTACCCCGGAAGAAAAAATCAAGATCTTCGAAGAGACCGGGGACATGGATTTCGCTTATGAAATTCCTGGACTTGCCCGCTACCGCGCCAACTACTTTCAACAGAAGAATGGCATCGGCGCTGTGTTTCGAGAGATCCCCAGTGAGATTCTTACAGTTGAACAGCTGCAGCTGCCTCCCGTTGTTGCCAAACTTGCTATGCTGCCGAGAGGACTGGTTCTTCTCACAGGCCCCACCGGCAGCGGCAAATCCACCACACTTGCTGCTATCATTGATGAAGCAAACCGCAAGCGCAAAGATCATATCATCACCATTGAAGATCCACTGGAGTTCGTTCACGAGAGCAAGAACTGCATCATCAACCACAGGGAAGTATTCACCCATACCAAGTCATTTGCCGCTGCTTTGCGGGGAGCCCTGCGGGAGGACCCAGATATAATTCTGGTAGGAGAACTTCGCGACCTGGAAACCATAGCGCTTGCCATCGAAGCTGCCGCCACCGGCCACCTGGTGTTAGCAACTCTGCACACCACCAGTGCTGCCAAAACTGTGGATCGAATCATCGAGGTTTTTCCTGCGAACGAGCAGGGCCAGATTCGCTCCATGCTGGCAGATGGAATTCGGGGGGTGGTATCGCAGACGCTGTTCAAACGGATAGACATACCAGGGCGTATTTGCTGCGCTGAAATTCTCATAGCAACGCACGCGGTGAGAGCTCTAGTCAGAGAGAACAAGACATATCAAATCCCAACAGCAATTCAGACAGGAAAGAAATACGGTATGCAGACACTGGATGACGCCATTATGGCCCATCTCAAGGCGCACAGGATCAGTGCGGAGGAGGCATACCTGAAGTGTGAAGACAAGGAAAAATTCCGGCCCTTCCTGCGCACTCCGCCGGCCGACTTTACTGAAGTCTGATGCGTTACCATGGGCGGGAGGCAGGAATTGGCAGGCTGAGTGCCCATGAAGTGCCCAGGAGATCAGGCCGGCTTTTTAGGAACTCTGCATGGGCGGTAAGTAGCAAGAGGCAAGGTATTCTCGCCGGGCAGACAGGAGTACAGTCCATGCCTGGCAGTTCAATGACATGCGGAGAGCTCCGTTGCTACGCGTCGTTGTTGACAGAAAACACTTGTCAGAGCCGCCGGGAGAGTCTGATATGAGAAAGAGAGAAATTGACCATTTTCTTCGCAAGATGCTCGACCATCATGAAAATGTCTCAGACCTTATTGTGACCGTGGATCGACCATTTCAGGTGGAGTACGACGGCGTGCTCGACGCTGTACCCATGGATGTAGCTATGGACACCTTGACGCCTTTTCAGGCCGAGATATTTGCCCTCAACCTGTTGGATGGAGACCGCCGCAACATTGAAATGCTTCTCAGCGAGGGCTCATGCGACCTCTCATATCATCTTGCTGGCAAGGCGCGTTTCCGTGTCAATATCTTTACCCAACGCGGTTACTATTCAGTAGTGATGCGCAAGCTGGAGACACAGATTCCCACAATTGATGATCTTCGCTTGCCGACCATTTTTAAACAGATGGCTCAGGAGAAAAACGGTCTCATTTTTGTAACCGGTGCTACGGGGAGCGGCAAGTCCACTTCACTGGCGGCAATATTGAACGAAGTAAATGATCACCGTCCTGTCCATATTGTAACTCTGGAAGATCCGGTTGAGTTTGTACACCACCATAGACTAGCCACTTTCAACCAGCGTGAACTGGGCAGTGACTTCGATACATTTGCCAGCGGTCTGAGGGCGGCTCTCCGACAGGCCCCGAAAATTATCCTCGTTGGAGAAATGCGCGATCGAGAGACCGTGGAGATAGGCCTGAGTGCAGCAGAAACAGGACACCTGGTACTGACTACTCTACACACGGTCAATGCGGGACAAACCATAAACCGTATACTCGGCATGTTCGACACCGAGGAGGAGAAGCAGGTGCGGATTCGACTTGCCGACGCTGTACGCTGGGTGGTTTGCCAGCGGCTTCTACCGAAGGAAGGCGGCGGCAGGGTGGCAGCCTTTGAGATAATGGGCAGCGATATTCGCACCAGAGAGGTTATGCTTCAGGGTGAGAGTGAAGGGAAGACGTTTTACGAGATAATTGAGGCAAATCGTTCATTTGGCTGGTGTACCTTCGATGATTCTATCCTGGGTCTGTACCAGGAGGGGCTCATAAACCAGGATACCGCCCTGGCTTACGCTTCCAAAAAAGCAGTGGTCAGACGCGGCATTGATCGCATCAAGGCAGCCCGCGGTGAGAAGGTGACTGACATCGAAGGACTCGAAATGGACAGGAGCTACGGCAGGGCGATTCAGTAGAACTGTCTGCATGCAGAAGGAGAAGTGGTGAGAATAAAATGCAGCAACTGCCAGGCGGTTTTTCATCTTGCTGACGATAAAGTGCCTCGAGGGAAGGCAATCAGAGCCACCTGCAAGAAGTGCAACCAGCTCATAACCGTTGAACCGCAGCCGGCAGGGGAGCGCGGAGGGAATGATGCCCTGGATGCAGAGGTGGGATTAGATGAGAGAGTGGCAGAGGTCACTGATGCTCCTACTGCCATCAGCATGGATCTGGGCATGGAAGGTGCCTATGAATCTCCACTGGAGGTTCTCGAGGAGGGGGCTCAAAGCGCCCTCGTCTGTGTTGATGATCCCGAGCGTTTAAAAGCAGTAAAAAGTGCTCTCAAGGAGCTGAAATACCACACCAGTGTTGCTAGTTCTGTCAAGGAGGCCCTCAGCAAGCTGCGCTACAATTACTATGATTTGGTAATGCTGGATGAACGGTTTTGCGGAGAAGAGCCAGAAAACAATACCATCTTGCGGTATTTGCAGCCAATGCCGATGGCTACGAGGAGACGGATCTTCCTGGTGCTCATCAGCGGCGACATCAGAACGCT
The genomic region above belongs to Deltaproteobacteria bacterium and contains:
- a CDS encoding serine/threonine protein phosphatase codes for the protein MNTPERTIVIGDIHGCLQKLEALMQRIDPRPGRDQLVFLGDYIDRGEDSYGVLDYLVEVKKKYPQTIFLMGNHEKMFLDFLAGEEQALFLHNGGVSTLKNYLDKLDNFNAATGEDWAAHVLEHLLPEAHKEFLEDLLPYYETEDFIMVHAGLREGVPLEKQSLEDLVWIREEFLYSEKDFGKRVIFGHTPFARPLVLFNKIGIDTGAVYGNTLTCVLLPELKFVSV
- a CDS encoding PilT/PilU family type 4a pilus ATPase, producing the protein MRKREIDHFLRKMLDHHENVSDLIVTVDRPFQVEYDGVLDAVPMDVAMDTLTPFQAEIFALNLLDGDRRNIEMLLSEGSCDLSYHLAGKARFRVNIFTQRGYYSVVMRKLETQIPTIDDLRLPTIFKQMAQEKNGLIFVTGATGSGKSTSLAAILNEVNDHRPVHIVTLEDPVEFVHHHRLATFNQRELGSDFDTFASGLRAALRQAPKIILVGEMRDRETVEIGLSAAETGHLVLTTLHTVNAGQTINRILGMFDTEEEKQVRIRLADAVRWVVCQRLLPKEGGGRVAAFEIMGSDIRTREVMLQGESEGKTFYEIIEANRSFGWCTFDDSILGLYQEGLINQDTALAYASKKAVVRRGIDRIKAARGEKVTDIEGLEMDRSYGRAIQ
- a CDS encoding zinc-ribbon domain-containing protein, with amino-acid sequence MRIKCSNCQAVFHLADDKVPRGKAIRATCKKCNQLITVEPQPAGERGGNDALDAEVGLDERVAEVTDAPTAISMDLGMEGAYESPLEVLEEGAQSALVCVDDPERLKAVKSALKELKYHTSVASSVKEALSKLRYNYYDLVMLDERFCGEEPENNTILRYLQPMPMATRRRIFLVLISGDIRTLDNLTAFAKSVNAVVNVADLNKLKIVLERALAEHRRFYKVFLDTVEAFGTI
- a CDS encoding type IV pilus twitching motility protein PilT — its product is MARIDAFFKLMHEQKASDLHLVAGQQPVLRVRGEMERVKYKVLENDELKGMLYEITPEEKIKIFEETGDMDFAYEIPGLARYRANYFQQKNGIGAVFREIPSEILTVEQLQLPPVVAKLAMLPRGLVLLTGPTGSGKSTTLAAIIDEANRKRKDHIITIEDPLEFVHESKNCIINHREVFTHTKSFAAALRGALREDPDIILVGELRDLETIALAIEAAATGHLVLATLHTTSAAKTVDRIIEVFPANEQGQIRSMLADGIRGVVSQTLFKRIDIPGRICCAEILIATHAVRALVRENKTYQIPTAIQTGKKYGMQTLDDAIMAHLKAHRISAEEAYLKCEDKEKFRPFLRTPPADFTEV